The following DNA comes from Mycobacterium sp. MS1601.
CAAGCCTGATCTGACACTAATGCGGCGGTACGCGCCACAGTCCTCCGACGCGGATCTGCTGCGGTTGCCAGGTGTGCTGTCCGGCACGCCAAAAGATATGGCCGACCAGGTGCGTCACCTGCAGAATCGTTACGGGATCAGCTACCTGACGGTGATGTTCCGGCAGGCAGATCAGTTTGCGAAGGTCATCGCCGAGCTGCGCTAGCGGGTGGTGCGGGAACGGCGCCCCCGGACGGTATCCTTGAGCTTCTCGCCAGCCGAACGCACACCGGCATTCATGCGGTCCGCCTTGCCCTCGAACTGCATGCGCCGATTGCCGGTGGCCTTGCCCACCTTCTCCTTGGCGATGCCGGTGAGCTTGTCGACCTTGATCCATGCCTTGTCTGCTGTGCTCATGGGCTCAGGGTTACCGGACCTCCGCTGGCTGAAACCACCGCCTGCGCCAAGTACACTGCCACCGTCGCCCCCGTAGCTCAGGGGATAGAGCACGGCTCTCCTAAAGCCGGTGTCGCATGTTCGAATCATGCCGGGGGCACGTCGCGTTTTGTCTTGGGTCGGGTGATGCCTGACTTTTCGCCTCCGGTTGATGGGCGACAGTGCTTCGGTTGATCCTTGACACTCCGCTCAGGGAGGTCATGAGCGGCTGATGGGCCGTAATAGGCCTTGTTGGCGGTGTAGCCATTGGGTGGTCGATTTCGCGGTCGCCTACGGTGAACAGCCTCTGGAGGCATCCGGAACACGCCAGGAGCACCGGGGCAGGACGGCGGTTCGTGGAGAAGGCCGCGGAGTAGACCAGCTCAGCGCACCGCTGATTTGACCTTTGGAGTGTGCTACACCATGGCGGCCACGGTGTCGTAGTACACACCCTTGTGTGCTCCCGTGGTGGTCGTGATCCCGTAACCACCTCCATCGCCTGCGGTGTCTTGGTAGCAGAAGAACCACGTGACCGGAAAGTTGGGGTCCTGGTTGGCCAGCTGCCAGGTCAGCCAGTTGGACGCATCCTGTTCGGTAACCTTGCCGGGCGTAATGTAGCCGACCTCGGTGAACGCCATCGGCCGTGTGTCGCTGTGGGATGCCTGGACTGCTTTGAGCGCGTTGATCTGTGCGATGCCGAACGGATTGGTCTGCGGATCCACGAACGTGGCGTTCTGGTCGTCCTTGATGCTGTAAGGGTGGTAGCCCAGCAGATCGTAGTCGCCGTTCTCGCCGCCGGCATACATGCCGTTGAGCCAGTCCACCGGTGACCAGTTCTTGCCCAGCGGGGACTGGAAGGTCGGGTAAGCGGCCATCCCACCTGAGATCACCTGTGATCCGACAGCTCTGATGTGCGGAGCCGCGGCCTTGAGGTAGGTGACATAGGTGGCGGGTGTGCCGATGTAGAACGCAATGAGGTTGGGCTCATTCCACACCTCGTAGTACGGAACATCGCCGAAGATTTCCACGCACTTGCCCACGAAGTTTCCGAACGCCGTGGCATTGTGGTTCAGCGGGTAGTGGATACCCAAGCAGGGCATAGGTATCAAATCGCGAGCAACCAGCGCATTCTTCACCGCAATCACCGGGGCATAGTTGGTAGAGCCGAAGATGTTGCTCAGGTAGCCCCAGTCGACGGCGAATCGTACGGATTCGAAGCCCATTGCCGCGATCTCGTCGAGTGTGGTGGCCAGTTTCGTCGCCGTCATCTGGCACAGGTTGCTCTGATTGATCCCCAGGCTCATACCCGATTTGCCCTTCCTTCCAAGTGTTTCGCCCTACATGAGTGGGCGATTCTGCAGTGGGCCTGCAGTTTTGAGGTAGGTATCGCGTCAGCGTAGGCCCATTCACTGACAAGGGTCGCCGCCCTGACACCGACTGGGCACAGGGCAGTCACCCGATGAAAACCGTTATCCGGAAGGTTAATTCGGCGACGTTGGTTTGGTCGGTTTTTCTGTATCTCGCGCTGCGCTTTAGTCGTTCGGTGCGGAAGTC
Coding sequences within:
- a CDS encoding CsbD family protein — its product is MSTADKAWIKVDKLTGIAKEKVGKATGNRRMQFEGKADRMNAGVRSAGEKLKDTVRGRRSRTTR